A genomic window from Sulfurospirillum diekertiae includes:
- a CDS encoding molybdopterin molybdotransferase MoeA: MNKGQVVSFDEAVALSQDLVSTKPYCVWVSVFEALGRTLAKDIICKKNLPSYNNAALDGFAFKHQEGLSELLIKTTILAGNVVEPSLGENECYKIMTGAKVPDDADTIIPFEDCLLYDEHKIILSPNVKKGNALRFKGEEERVGALLLSEGTCLSSRDIALLASQGISMVEVYKKLAIAVFSTGDELKSPWEIASEDEIYDINALSLMALLREHGFAAQYCGVIPDNLEAATAYFAQMKQYDVLVTSGGVSMGEADFVERALLINGFKASFHGINIKPGKPTMMGKMGETIVASMPGNPLAAYVNAFLFLIPVLKKFQGQKKFNFEVIYAQNSEPFKVKSGRINLVLGTYNLGAFYAFDGNRYGSGMVKPLVNSNALWISDETTTHVESGEEIKLLLF, translated from the coding sequence ATGAATAAAGGGCAAGTGGTTAGTTTTGATGAGGCAGTCGCGCTAAGTCAAGATCTCGTATCGACTAAACCTTATTGTGTATGGGTTAGTGTCTTTGAAGCTCTTGGGCGAACACTTGCCAAAGATATTATATGTAAAAAAAATCTCCCTTCTTATAACAACGCAGCCTTGGATGGGTTTGCCTTTAAACACCAAGAAGGGCTAAGTGAACTCTTGATTAAAACAACGATTTTAGCGGGCAATGTGGTTGAACCAAGTTTAGGCGAGAATGAGTGCTATAAAATCATGACAGGTGCCAAAGTCCCTGATGATGCCGATACTATTATTCCTTTTGAAGATTGTCTTTTATACGATGAGCATAAAATCATTCTCTCTCCAAATGTGAAAAAAGGCAATGCCCTTCGTTTCAAAGGAGAAGAAGAACGCGTTGGTGCTCTTTTACTCAGTGAAGGAACGTGTTTAAGTTCACGGGATATCGCTTTGCTTGCCTCGCAGGGTATCAGTATGGTTGAAGTCTATAAAAAGCTTGCTATCGCTGTTTTTTCAACAGGTGATGAGCTCAAATCTCCTTGGGAAATTGCAAGCGAAGATGAAATTTACGATATCAATGCGCTCTCTTTAATGGCTCTTTTGCGCGAGCATGGCTTCGCTGCGCAGTATTGTGGCGTTATTCCCGATAATTTAGAAGCTGCAACCGCCTATTTTGCACAAATGAAACAGTATGATGTTTTGGTGACCAGTGGGGGTGTCAGTATGGGCGAAGCGGATTTTGTGGAACGGGCACTGCTCATAAATGGTTTTAAAGCTTCATTTCATGGTATTAACATCAAACCAGGAAAACCGACGATGATGGGCAAGATGGGAGAGACAATTGTGGCTTCTATGCCAGGAAATCCTTTAGCTGCTTATGTCAATGCGTTTTTGTTTCTCATTCCTGTACTCAAAAAATTTCAAGGTCAAAAAAAGTTTAATTTTGAAGTGATTTATGCACAAAACAGTGAGCCTTTTAAAGTTAAATCAGGTCGTATAAACCTTGTTTTGGGCACATACAATTTGGGAGCTTTTTATGCATTTGATGGCAATAGATACGGTTCAGGCATGGTTAAACCCCTTGTAAACAGTAATGCGCTTTGGATCAGTGATGAGACAACAACGCATGTAGAATCGGGAGAAGAGATTAAACTTTTGTTATTCTGA
- the murA gene encoding UDP-N-acetylglucosamine 1-carboxyvinyltransferase, with protein sequence MMYYLAIKGKQKLSGSVSISGAKNAALPLLALTLLSKRPITISNMPQVADVKTLLQLLTNLGATFTCKEKNVVEVDASTVNSACANYDIVRKMRASILTLGPLLARFGHCEVSLPGGCAIGQRPIDLHLKALEKMGAVIEIKQGYVLAKAPKGLKGTTISFDKVTVTGSENIIMAAALAHGVTTLVNVAKEPEVVQLCEVLAESGVSIEGIGTSKLIIQGSGGKLLDIQDFRVIPDRIEAGTYLCAGAITNSKITLKKVNPRHLDAVILKLQQMGFKVDEKDDTLTIHPCEKILPSDIETTEYPGFPTDLQAQFMALCTQAKGTSIIDERLFENRFMHVSELSRMGANIKLKGHSATVEGKAKLNAADVMATDLRASSALILAALVAEGTTKIHRIYHLDRGYEDLEGKFSHLGAHIERLEE encoded by the coding sequence ATGATGTATTATTTGGCGATCAAAGGGAAACAAAAACTAAGTGGTTCTGTCTCAATTTCTGGGGCAAAAAATGCCGCACTTCCCCTTTTAGCGTTAACACTCCTCTCAAAACGACCCATCACAATTTCAAATATGCCTCAAGTCGCCGATGTGAAAACACTGTTGCAACTGCTTACAAATTTAGGCGCGACGTTTACATGTAAAGAAAAAAATGTTGTTGAAGTAGATGCTTCAACGGTAAATTCAGCCTGTGCCAATTATGATATTGTTCGAAAAATGCGTGCTTCTATCTTAACACTAGGACCACTCTTAGCGCGTTTTGGACACTGTGAGGTTTCTCTTCCAGGTGGATGCGCTATTGGTCAGCGCCCGATCGATCTGCACTTAAAAGCATTGGAAAAAATGGGAGCCGTCATTGAAATTAAACAAGGATATGTTTTGGCCAAAGCACCTAAAGGGCTTAAAGGGACAACAATCAGTTTTGATAAAGTGACAGTGACAGGTAGTGAAAATATCATCATGGCAGCAGCACTTGCACATGGTGTAACGACACTGGTCAATGTTGCAAAAGAACCAGAAGTGGTGCAATTGTGTGAAGTTTTAGCTGAGTCTGGTGTGAGTATTGAAGGTATTGGAACTTCAAAATTGATCATCCAAGGCAGTGGTGGAAAGCTCTTAGATATTCAAGATTTTCGTGTGATTCCGGATCGTATAGAAGCTGGTACCTATTTGTGCGCAGGTGCTATTACGAATTCAAAAATCACGTTGAAAAAAGTTAATCCTAGACATTTAGATGCAGTTATTTTGAAGCTTCAACAAATGGGTTTTAAGGTCGATGAAAAAGACGATACCCTCACCATTCATCCTTGTGAAAAAATTCTACCTTCTGACATCGAAACAACTGAATATCCAGGTTTTCCAACGGATCTTCAAGCGCAATTCATGGCGCTATGCACGCAAGCAAAAGGCACCAGTATCATTGATGAGCGCTTATTTGAAAATCGTTTTATGCACGTGAGTGAACTTTCACGTATGGGGGCAAATATTAAACTTAAAGGTCATAGTGCCACCGTTGAGGGAAAAGCTAAACTAAATGCTGCTGATGTTATGGCAACCGATCTTCGAGCAAGTTCAGCGCTTATTTTAGCGGCACTCGTGGCAGAGGGAACAACCAAAATTCACCGAATTTATCACCTTGATCGTGGTTATGAAGATCTTGAAGGTAAATTCTCACACTTAGGTGCGCATATTGAAAGACTTGAGGAGTAA
- a CDS encoding pilus assembly protein PilZ, producing the protein MLLEQFLHETRYQSIAHLYFDEVKLTILDRAKKEHTSFQSFDLTKDIKSAPLADILFIEIGDGNKDKLKLLVSLFAKRKPIIAYLFADDVENRLLLKFALHFGITDVLPLKNEENLLFSIFSKSPNKLDDKLFTFQKIELEKKIEHFFPFLVFQGETLTYANAKAKMLYETNDLMALQTKINRDEELCEALKEDGDAQGSIVIETASAEKEIYLCVIKSFPQSSEKIVTLINYEPESEPKNCSSIMNRFDFVDKLKDRLAQQSVTQTPISLIFINISNLDKLSKTFTSTTLYEAFKNLMLQLFKLKEEGQDLIQWSPNLYILMGEKETFEHACDQTRYIQQELISATANEKITPIILSSAFQIEMDDLNEVIDYIEKINTKNLLSHDIEKIKYYELDYLDNVIEEQEQISYLMHNCVNNKIPIKLLNIYKGLCINTNSAIIKIAQDSYQMSCENLQGYAMQLEGETVLQAPNFPKDIKAEISLVDIKRSLVIIKNLKFLASSANNRQHTRVQTSVRTPVLIKYAHRSSAQGEIIDISVNSIAMKVTKSFREEEMMNQYVRLNFSLPCEEGENGYVIMDIEAKVTYIGHTDKYTKIVVALENLPKPYDDYLLRYMYSRQKELISEIRRATKAYN; encoded by the coding sequence ATGCTTTTAGAACAGTTTTTGCATGAAACACGCTATCAATCTATTGCTCATCTCTATTTTGATGAAGTAAAATTAACCATTTTAGATCGCGCTAAAAAAGAACATACCTCTTTTCAATCGTTTGATCTTACCAAAGATATCAAATCTGCCCCTCTTGCAGACATACTTTTCATTGAAATAGGCGATGGCAATAAAGACAAACTCAAACTCCTTGTCAGCCTTTTTGCCAAACGTAAACCAATTATTGCTTATCTTTTTGCCGATGATGTGGAAAATAGACTCTTACTCAAATTTGCATTGCATTTTGGAATTACGGACGTTTTACCGCTTAAAAATGAAGAAAATCTCCTCTTCTCGATCTTTTCTAAAAGTCCCAATAAACTCGATGATAAACTTTTCACGTTTCAAAAAATTGAACTTGAAAAGAAGATAGAACATTTTTTTCCTTTTTTAGTGTTCCAAGGTGAAACCCTGACGTATGCGAATGCCAAAGCAAAAATGCTTTATGAAACCAATGACCTGATGGCACTTCAAACGAAAATCAACCGTGATGAGGAGTTATGTGAAGCGCTGAAGGAAGATGGAGATGCACAAGGGAGCATTGTTATTGAAACAGCTTCCGCTGAAAAAGAGATCTATCTTTGTGTCATCAAATCTTTTCCGCAAAGTAGTGAAAAAATTGTCACCCTCATTAATTACGAACCTGAAAGTGAACCTAAAAACTGCTCATCTATTATGAATCGCTTTGATTTTGTCGATAAACTCAAAGATCGTCTTGCACAGCAAAGTGTCACGCAAACGCCTATTTCTCTTATTTTTATTAATATTTCCAATCTTGATAAGCTCAGTAAAACGTTTACCAGTACAACACTCTATGAGGCATTCAAAAATTTGATGCTTCAACTCTTCAAGCTCAAAGAGGAGGGGCAAGACCTCATCCAATGGAGCCCCAATCTTTATATTTTGATGGGTGAAAAAGAGACCTTTGAACACGCTTGCGATCAAACACGGTATATTCAGCAAGAGCTCATCTCGGCAACGGCCAATGAAAAGATAACACCTATTATTCTCTCCTCAGCCTTTCAGATAGAGATGGATGATCTTAACGAAGTCATTGATTACATTGAAAAGATCAATACCAAAAATCTCTTGTCACATGATATTGAAAAAATAAAATATTATGAGCTTGATTACCTTGATAATGTTATTGAAGAACAAGAACAAATTTCTTATTTAATGCACAACTGTGTTAATAATAAAATTCCTATCAAACTGCTCAATATCTACAAAGGTTTGTGTATTAACACCAATTCAGCCATCATAAAAATAGCCCAAGACAGCTACCAAATGAGCTGCGAAAACCTTCAAGGCTACGCGATGCAACTCGAAGGAGAAACCGTCCTTCAAGCACCTAATTTCCCAAAAGACATCAAAGCCGAAATCTCTTTGGTTGATATTAAACGCTCACTTGTCATCATTAAAAACCTCAAGTTTCTAGCCTCAAGTGCCAATAACAGGCAACATACGCGGGTACAAACCAGTGTACGAACACCTGTTCTTATCAAATACGCCCATCGTTCTTCCGCACAAGGCGAGATTATCGACATCTCAGTCAATTCTATTGCGATGAAAGTCACCAAATCTTTCCGTGAAGAAGAGATGATGAACCAATACGTACGACTCAATTTCTCACTTCCATGCGAAGAGGGTGAAAATGGATACGTCATCATGGATATTGAAGCAAAAGTAACTTATATAGGGCACACCGATAAATATACAAAAATTGTTGTAGCTCTCGAAAATTTACCAAAACCATATGATGACTATTTGCTTCGCTACATGTACTCTCGCCAAAAAGAGCTCATTTCAGAAATCAGAAGAGCAACCAAAGCGTATAACTAA